A region of the Kaistia geumhonensis genome:
GCGGATGGGACGGCGCCCGAAGCGAGCAGCCCGGGCTGGCCGTCGATGGCGTCGACGATCACGGCGATCTCGGCGGTGAGGTCGTTCGCATCGCGCATCGCGGCGAGCGCCTCGAAGTGGCCGCGCGCGCCCTGAAGATCGGCCGCCGCGAGCGCAGAGAGGCCCTCGCTCGCGAGGCGGCGGCGGTCGGGATCGAGCCGCGCCCGCTTCAGGCGGATCACGGCCTCGCCGACCGCGAGCAGCGAGAGCAGCGCGCCGGCATCGGCAAGGCTCGCCTGCGCGGGAATGGCCTCCAGACGCCGTTCCAGCCGCCGCGACCACGCGCTCGGCCGGCTCGCCGTCGGGCGCCGCATCTCGCGGCGCAATTCGCGCAGCGACCGCCCGATGAAGCGCCGCATGCGCAGCGTCGGGCCGGGGACGGGCAGCGCGGCGAAGAAGAGGACGCCGACGAGATTGCCGGCGATGATGGCGAGGCAGAGATTGAGATAGGCTGCGGCGTCGTAGCTCGGCGGGTTGCCGACGCCGAGCATGGGCAGCGCGCTGATCGACATGGCGAGGAAGACGATCGGGTGCCAGGTCCCGGCCTGCATGAAGCCGAGCGCCGCGAACAGCAGGAAGAGCACCACGAGGAGCGCCGGAAAGGTCGTGAGGGCAGGCAGCAGGCCGAAATAGAGCGCGCCGGCCACGACCGCCATCAGGCTCGTGCCGAGGGCGTTGTCCCAGGCGAGCGCCGGCGCCAGATCGTCGCGCGCCACGAAGATCAGCGTCGCGACGGCGGTGAAGACGATGGCGAAGCCGCCGTTGGACCAGCCGCTCGCGATGGCGAAGGCCGATACGGCGAGAACGGCGGCGAAGGCGCGGAATGCCGCCAGCAGCCCGAACAGCGGATCGTCGATCACGAGGCGCGGCCGCCGCGCGGGTTGCGGGTCCGCGCTCTGGCCGCGCAGCATCAGCAGCGCATCCGCCGCCAGCACGAGGAAGGTGGCAAGGTCGCGCGCCGCGCCCCGCAGCAGCGCGTCGATCGCCGCGCCGCCCTCCATCGCCCGAAGCTCAGCCAGCACATGGCGGCTCGCCGCGCGGATACCGGCCGGATCGCGGGCGACGCTTCCGGCGCCGAGCGGGGCCAGCAGCCGCCCGAGAGCCGCGCGCGTCGCGGCGGTGTCGTCGCCGGAGATCCTGCCGGGATGGTGGCCGATCGTGCGCCAGCTCACCAGCGAGGCGACCAGCGCCTCGCGCGCCGCATGCAGATTGCCGCGCCGCGCATGGCAGCGGGCCGAACCTGAGACGGCGGCGCCGATCGCCGCGTTGAGCGGCGCCAGCGAATGGACGATCTCGCGCCGGGCGGCGCGCATGGCGTCCGTCTCCGCTTCGCTCGCCATCGAGGCGACGAAGCCCGCCGCCATCTGGTCCGCGATGCGCGCCAGCAGGCCGGAGAGCTGGCGTCCGGCAAGACCGGGATCGGTGACCAGCATCACGAAGGTCGCGGCGCCGATGCCGATGCCGATCTCGCTGACGCGGATGAGGGAGAGGAAGAAGGCGTCGGTCGGATCGCTCAGCGTGTCGGTGAAGATGATCGTCGCCGTGATCCCGGCAAGCGCCGCCGCATAGGCGGCGAAGCCTTGCAGCGCGACCGCGGCGAAGC
Encoded here:
- a CDS encoding FUSC family protein, whose amino-acid sequence is MSVTSPLGLAAGRDSRGPLQAILWLKGRFGPRLSFGLRLATSVCLTLSITYFLELPNSFWAATTAAIVCQPSFGASLQKGRFRIIGTLTGALVMVALLGLFAQQRDLLILGLALFCGFCGFAAVALQGFAAYAAALAGITATIIFTDTLSDPTDAFFLSLIRVSEIGIGIGAATFVMLVTDPGLAGRQLSGLLARIADQMAAGFVASMASEAETDAMRAARREIVHSLAPLNAAIGAAVSGSARCHARRGNLHAAREALVASLVSWRTIGHHPGRISGDDTAATRAALGRLLAPLGAGSVARDPAGIRAASRHVLAELRAMEGGAAIDALLRGAARDLATFLVLAADALLMLRGQSADPQPARRPRLVIDDPLFGLLAAFRAFAAVLAVSAFAIASGWSNGGFAIVFTAVATLIFVARDDLAPALAWDNALGTSLMAVVAGALYFGLLPALTTFPALLVVLFLLFAALGFMQAGTWHPIVFLAMSISALPMLGVGNPPSYDAAAYLNLCLAIIAGNLVGVLFFAALPVPGPTLRMRRFIGRSLRELRREMRRPTASRPSAWSRRLERRLEAIPAQASLADAGALLSLLAVGEAVIRLKRARLDPDRRRLASEGLSALAAADLQGARGHFEALAAMRDANDLTAEIAVIVDAIDGQPGLLASGAVPSAQT